DNA sequence from the Vanrija pseudolonga chromosome 7, complete sequence genome:
GTTCCGCGACGACCCGATCACCGCCAAGCTGCaggacgacgcgcacgatTTTGCCAGCGCGTTGTTTTTGGACAGGAAGGGCAGGCTGAGCTTCAAGCCGGCCATCTGGCAGGACGTGTTCAACCTCGTGTTCCCGGCGCTCACGAaggggggcggcggcttctTCCCCATCCCGCGCATGGAGCTTGCCTCGCCCAACGTCGAGCTGGTGCTGGAGAATGTGTACCTGTCCATCTCGAACATTCTCCCGACGATGGTTACCATCGAGGAGCACCGCATGACCAAGCTTTCGCCCTTTGACGCGATCAAGAACACGCACCGGAATCGGAACAAGATTAGGATATCCCAGGTGCAGGCCGATGTGCGCGACGCAATGATCTGGGTCAAGTTCAGGAAGCTCAAGATCCAGGACCAGggcgatggtgagtggggtgaCAAGGACACGGGCTGACGTGCAGTGGATATCACGCTGTCTCGGCAGGGCTTATCGatcacgctcgacctcgagttcAACACGGACGAGAACGCGAAACGTATGCTGACAGTGCACGACGTCGATGTGAACATCGATCAATTGAGCATGCGGGTCCGCAACTCGAGCCGGGACCGGCTCTTCCGCGCAGTTTTGCCCGCTTTCGGCGTACCGTTCCTCAAGAGCaagctcaccgccgcgctgGAGAGGAAGATCCGTGTGATACTCGAGCGCACCAATGCCGAGATGATGGAGATCAGACGGCGGCTGGACCTGGCCGCGACCGAGACCAAACGTGAggtcaaggacgacgactcggccagccagcggctGTACCGCATTGTCGCGAAGCGTGCACAGGAGATCAAGAAGGAAATGGACGCCGTCAAGGCGGTCAAGCGGAAACGGACTGAGCGGCTGCGGCACGAGTCGATCCAGCGACACGACGCTGCGGGGCCCGAGTCGCCAGTAtccacgccgtcgagttcCACATCCGAAATCAACCTGCCTGATGTGGGCGACTTTCCGCGCGCGCCGATCGACAAGAAGAAGTCGTTCAAGATCTCTGCACGGCTGGAAGAGGCGCTCCTCCCCCATCTTTCCGCTGATGCCGAGCGGTCGATCGTGTATCGCCGCTGGCGGGCGGAAGAGTCGAGCAGACGCGCGAACGGCGCCGCGTTGGCGATTGAGCGGACGACGGCAGGCGTCGTGCCCACCGCCACTGGgctgcgaggcggcgcagggggCAAAGGCGCGCAGAAGCTCTGGTGGTCGCCCGTGTTTAACTGGGACTGGCGAGGTCTTGGCGACCCGGGCAAGGCGCCGCGCGAGAAGCCTCGTGCATAGTGGGGGAGGGCAGTGTCTGCCCATGAAtggcccgccgcgtcgtgccgcTCGGGCCATGCAGGTCGACCGATGCTCGCTCGGTCTTAAGCCTTCGGGGCTCGTGCATGCCTCGAGTCGCCGAGAGACCCGACAGGCCCGATGCCTTGTGACACTTTTGTAATCAGCCACATGGCCATTTTGTAATATCATTAATAGTCATATTACACCCCCTATTGTAAATTGTTTCCGCCGGCTCCACTGCACGACGTCATACTTTTTCGCTTCAGACCCGAAGAATGCGGCTTGGACCCGACGACAACTTGCTTTCCAACAACATCTCTCTCAtcgcactcgtcgtcgctgtaGTCGGCTCATACTTGTTCGACTCGAGTGCACAGCAGCAAGCACGCGGCGGGACTTGCGGGATATAGCGTCGGTCCAgagcaggagcagcgagTTTGCACCTCGACCTACCTCCACGTCAACTTTGACAACCGCGACAAACACTTTCCCTTCGCCATCGGCCGATCCGAAGCCATAACAACAGGCCACATACGGCGCAGTACCGCTCCCCCATCGCACATCTCCCCTCCCGATTCCGATTACACCCACCCAAGACCTCGGGATGCCGCCTGTCACCGAggagcccaagaagaagcgtcggcgccgcgtcgccgcacTCACCTGCGAGCAGTGCACGAGGGTACGCCACCTCCCTCGCTGTTCTTGACTGACGTGCCAGCGCAAACAACGCTGCAACAAGGAGATCCCATGCAACCACTGCGTGCAGCGCGGGGTGAGTAGCGCACAACACAACGGCGCTAACGACAGATCGCGGACCAGTGTACGCTTTACATCCCGAGATGGTCTAGCAGtcccgagccggcgccgagacggacgccagagcgcgccgccgcgagaGACATGCCCCCTGCACCTCCCGCGCCTGTCgacgctgtcgctgtcgtcgaggcgccgATCATGCCGGTTGTGCCGCTGCGCTCTCCACCACCTGCCGACTCTGAAGCCGCGTTCCGCGACgagatgcgcgcgcgcatgacgcggctcgaggagctgATCCTCGCGTCTAGCGCCCCCGCGGCGGGCCTGTCCCTCCTCTCTGGGCTGAGCGACATCGAGCGCGTGCCGGGCATcccgcacgcgcacgccgcgaAGCGGGCCAAGGTCGGCCCGCCGCCTATCCCCGAGCGCCTGAAGGAGGTGTGCGCGACCAGCGGCGTGTCGCCAGAGACGTTTACCCAGCTCATTGCCGAGCTGCCGGACCAAGGGTACGCGTCGCGCATCGTCGTGCATTACTTCAAGTACATCAACCCCCTGCGCTACCCCATCCTCGAGAACAAGTTCTGGTACCCCATGGACGACCTATACGACAAGCAGGCGACAGCgagcgacgacctcgagagcTTGCGGCATCTGCCCCTCGTGTTCATCGTGCTCGCGatcggcgtgctgctcgcgcccgagtcggTCGCGGGGAGCGACAAGCACCGCCGGGCGGAGAGCCTGCGGCTGTACTGGtgctgtgagtggtgtggcACGTTCCAGAACATGTGCTAATACGTTtgcgccagcccgccgcgccaaccTTTTCACGGCCTCCATCCAGCCCGAGAGCGTCgaactcgccctcgccggcctcctgGCAGGCATGTACCCCTTGCTCGGGCACGACCGGCCGTTGGTCGAGGGCTGGTccctgctcggcgcgagcgtccGTACCGCGATGGCGGTGGGGCTGCACCGCGACGGGGAGAAGATGGGCCTCGGGCCCTTCGAGGCAGagtaccgccgccgcattTGGGGATACTTTATGCACGCGGACCGGCACTACTCGCTCATCCTGGGCCGGCCGAGTGCGATCCCCGAGCCGTGCTGGATCTGCGACGCGTGCGAGCCGAAGAATGTCGACCTGGAGACCATTCTCCCCAGCCAGAAGATTCTCGACCGGCCAATGGACGAACCGACGTCCACGACGTTCCTTATCCTCCAGCGACGGCTGGCGCAGATCGACGGACTGATCTGTAACTTGCATCAGAAGCTCAACGAGGTGCCGACCttcgaggaggtggaggagctcgacgccaagatTGGCCGCTTCATCGACTCGCTCCCACCTGCGTTTAGGATCGAGGACGCAGATACGAGCCACGACGTGCTTCGCCCATACTTGCCTGTCCAGCGGCACGCCCTCGGTACGGAGATTGCGTTCGCGCGCATCTTGCTGCACCGGCCATGGCTGCTTCGCAAGGCCGATAACGACAACTTCTTGCTGTCTCGCAAGGCGTGCTTCGAGTCGGCCAAGCTTGATTTCAGGCTGCGCAAGGCGTTCGCCAAGCGTGATCCCAGCGCGCACAAGCAGTTCTTCGCGGCGCAGTTTGTGGAATTCGTAAGTTGTCCCGCAGGATAATGGCTGACGCCGGAAGAACTCCGCAGTGGTGGCTGGTATTGCCGCAGTGACGCAGCCCAACgcggctgacgccgacgagttcCGCATGATCCTCCGATGCTTCCTGGAGCACCACCCGCTCGACAACAAAGCGCTGCAGACACCGTCGTCGCAGAAGGAGGTGGCAATCATCACGGCGCTCTACAACCGCAGCTtgcaggtggcggcgggcaacGCGTCCTGGCCGACCACGGACCAGATCAAGAAGAACCCCATGCTGAGcgacacgccgagcgcgtcgcccgtcgccatGATGGTGGGCAACGGCGTCGCAGGActgccgaccccgccgtcgtGCAGCGAAGAAACAGTCACAAAtctcctcggcaaggacatCTACACGACCatgctcaacctcggcgtcgtgagcgcgccgtcggcgccactGAGCCGCGTCGAcacggcctcgccgagcgtcaCGGTCGACTCGTCGTCCCGAAGCGGCGGCACAATCttcacgccgccgtccaACATGGACTGGATGGACACGGGCGTGCTCTTCCCCGACACCAACATGGACAtgggggcggcgctggaggagctcggcctgccaCCACAGCGCGGGCCTGGAAACTTGATTGTGGACCCCAATCCGTTGATGAGATGGGCTAATTCGTAAGTTGCGTGGCGACGTGGACAACAGCGCTGACCCTGCCAGTGAATACTACCAGTAGCATTTGTTGTACTATAAGATGATACAAGTTACGTCTACCACTCTAACGTCTCCCTCTACTTGCTACCACCCAAACGCGTCCTCGAAATACACGAGCCGGTCACCGCTCAGCTGACCCAGCCCATGTCCGTATGCCTCGGACACGGCGAGCCGCAAGTCGTCCATCATGACTGGCGGGCCGCAGGCAAGCACAGCGAGCCgttcgccgccgacgagcttggaCACGGCCTGTGCCAGCACGTCGCGCATGGGTGGGCggccgctcgacgcgagcAGCTTGGGGCGTGATGCCGGAATCTTGCGGAGGAGCGACGaccgctcgtcctcgccgagctggctcatctcctcgtcgtcgtcttcgctgctttcgacctcctcgatgcCCCACACGTCGGCGGCAGACACACCCGCTTGGCGCGTGACGTACACatgcgcgctggcgctgcccgCCAGTTCGCGAGAGcacacgtcgcgcgcgtacgCCGCGTTGGGTACGATCCACGccacgtcggccttgtcgcgctgctcggcggcgtacggCAGCACAGCGGTCACGCCCGACCCGCCAGCGATGAGGAGCACGCGGTCGAACGCTGACACGTCGTGGTGCTCGCCGTACGGCCCttcgacgagcacgcgcatGTGCGTCTTGCCCCCTGCggcggccacctcgtcggcaatCCGCTTCGTCGCGCCAGCTTGCGGCGCGATGAGGAAGTGCAGCGTCGTGCCCTTTCCGCCTGGGgacggctcggcgctcgcaAGCGTCATCGGGTGGTTCTCCCACGGCGTGAGGGAGCGCGGCGTATAGAGGAAGTAGTATGCGCCCGGGGCGGGGGTGCAGGCTGCAACCTCAACGGACAGCCGCAACAGgccgtgctcctcgcccgtggcgagcgcgagcgtgttgttcccccgcggcgcgctccatgccagcgcggcgacgcgcgcatACCGCAGCCCGCGGTCGAACGCCCACAAGCCAAGACAGGCCCACAGCCACCCGTCGTACGCGCCGCGCATGACCTTGACGTGATAGAACAGCAGGACGAGCGTCGCGAACGCCAGCCAGATATGCAGCTGGAGAAACAGCTCGTATGCGCGTTCGCGGAGCGGTCGGACGGACAGCGGCAGGAGGAGCACCATGGCGAACGTCGCGATGACCCCCATGGCCCAGTATTGCCGTGACCAGAGGGACTGCAGGCTCTGGCcccgctcgaggccgaggtagAGGTACGCTAGGGAATGGATGACTGCTTGGAGGGTCGCGACGCGGGCGACCCAGCGGTGGAAGAGGTTGAGCgaggctggggcgtgagtggGTGCGGTATGCGACAaagaaggaggaggcaaCGCACAGTACGACCACGTCGTGAGCCACAGCACGACGTTGTTCCGCCCTGCCAAAGCCCAGAGCAGCGGCAAGTTCCAGAAACACATGATGCCCGTGCGGTCCGCGACATAGCGGATGAGCTCGATGTCCTTGCGACCAGGCCAGAAGATGCTCTCCGCAGTGATAGTGTACCCGACGAACGTGAAGACGACGTTGAAGCCGACGTacacggcgacgacggccgcctcgaggcgggtAGGTATGCTGAGCCACCCGCtgccggcgggcgcgacgtgcGTGTATCCGAACAGGGCCGGCGTGTCGATGGTGCGCCGGTACCAAGTCACAAAGCGGCTGCCAAGGCTGGCGCTTCGGCCGCTGGCGCCCAAAAGCGGCTTGGACTCCCCTTCGACGTCGGCCGGGCGCTTGCCGCTGCGCGTGTGTCGGGCAAGGCGCGAGACGAGGCCCTGcgcgatgaggacgaggagcaggaggtAGAGGAACTCGCCGAAGCCGTggtgctgggcgagcgcgtcagcgcgcgccgggaACGATGACAGTTTAACTCACGAAAGCTTGGTTCAGGTCCCAGGTGTACTGAGAGTCAGCTGCGCAGCACACAAGTCACTCACGAGAGTGTCATATGCGACATTGTAAGCATGCAGCGCGGGccgcacgccgacgtcgtaCACGACCCGCGGATCAGACACCAGCGTGTCGACAatgagcgcctcgtcgcgcatcGTGTCGTTGCGCCACAGCTCGGCAGGGCCAacatcgacgccgccgaaccGTTCCAGCGCGGTGCGGACAGCGGCGTAGCCCTCGCCAATGTCGCCCGGAGACTCGCAGAACACGTCGAGGCAGTGCACCGCGCTCCCGAGCCACAGCTTGGAGCGGGCGTGCGCTTCGAAGATGTTGCGCGTGGGTGGGGCGTCGGAGAACTGGACGCTGCCTAGCGCCGCCTGGCATGCTTCGCCGCAGAGGCCGGGGCGGAGCTGCAGGAAGACGGAgtgcgaggaggtgcgcggGGCTGCTGAGGCCGcgggcaggaggaggagagcgagggggacaaggaggagggggaggagtATTGGAATCATTGTGCTGGTGGCCGAGGCCTGGGATGGAGGTCAATGGagaggcagcagcaacatGCGATGGGTGGTGAGTGAGTCGAGTGAGTCAGTGCCAGCGTGCCAGCGTTATCAGATTAGACTGGGCCGTGTTTTTCGCCAAGGCGGAAGGCGCGGGACAGTCGGCCGAAGTGCAAAGGGCATGTTTGCCCCCCAGGCAGTTTCGAGCCCTGCCATCCCTCCTGAGTCAGAGACGAGGGGTCATGCCACGCGAGCATGCTGCGGCTAgctgctgcgctcgc
Encoded proteins:
- the SPAC1F7.11c_12 gene encoding putative transcriptional regulatory protein, whose amino-acid sequence is MPPVTEEPKKKRRRRVAALTCEQCTRRKQRCNKEIPCNHCVQRGIADQCTLYIPRWSSSPEPAPRRTPERAAARDMPPAPPAPVDAVAVVEAPIMPVVPLRSPPPADSEAAFRDEMRARMTRLEELILASSAPAAGLSLLSGLSDIERVPGIPHAHAAKRAKVGPPPIPERLKEVCATSGVSPETFTQLIAELPDQGYASRIVVHYFKYINPLRYPILENKFWYPMDDLYDKQATASDDLESLRHLPLVFIVLAIGVLLAPESVAGSDKHRRAESLRLYWCSRRANLFTASIQPESVELALAGLLAGMYPLLGHDRPLVEGWSLLGASVRTAMAVGLHRDGEKMGLGPFEAEYRRRIWGYFMHADRHYSLILGRPSAIPEPCWICDACEPKNVDLETILPSQKILDRPMDEPTSTTFLILQRRLAQIDGLICNLHQKLNEVPTFEEVEELDAKIGRFIDSLPPAFRIEDADTSHDVLRPYLPVQRHALGTEIAFARILLHRPWLLRKADNDNFLLSRKACFESAKLDFRLRKAFAKRDPSAHKQFFAAQFVEFNSAVVAGIAAVTQPNAADADEFRMILRCFLEHHPLDNKALQTPSSQKEVAIITALYNRSLQVAAGNASWPTTDQIKKNPMLSDTPSASPVAMMVGNGVAGLPTPPSCSEETVTNLLGKDIYTTMLNLGVVSAPSAPLSRVDTASPSVTVDSSSRSGGTIFTPPSNMDWMDTGVLFPDTNMDMGAALEELGLPPQRGPGNLIVDPNPLMRWANSEYYQ
- the freB_2 gene encoding Ferric/cupric reductase transmembrane component B — translated: MIPILLPLLLVPLALLLLPAASAAPRTSSHSVFLQLRPGLCGEACQAALGSVQFSDAPPTRNIFEAHARSKLWLGSAVHCLDVFCESPGDIGEGYAAVRTALERFGGVDVGPAELWRNDTMRDEALIVDTLVSDPRVVYDVGVRPALHAYNVAYDTLYTWDLNQAFHHGFGEFLYLLLLVLIAQGLVSRLARHTRSGKRPADVEGESKPLLGASGRSASLGSRFVTWYRRTIDTPALFGYTHVAPAGSGWLSIPTRLEAAVVAVYVGFNVVFTFVGYTITAESIFWPGRKDIELIRYVADRTGIMCFWNLPLLWALAGRNNVVLWLTTWSYCALPPPSLSHTAPTHAPASLNLFHRWVARVATLQAVIHSLAYLYLGLERGQSLQSLWSRQYWAMGVIATFAMVLLLPLSVRPLRERAYELFLQLHIWLAFATLVLLFYHVKVMRGAYDGWLWACLGLWAFDRGLRYARVAALAWSAPRGNNTLALATGEEHGLLRLSVEVAACTPAPGAYYFLYTPRSLTPWENHPMTLASAEPSPGGKGTTLHFLIAPQAGATKRIADEVAAAGGKTHMRVLVEGPYGEHHDVSAFDRVLLIAGGSGVTAVLPYAAEQRDKADVAWIVPNAAYARDVCSRELAGSASAHVYVTRQAGVSAADVWGIEEVESSEDDDEEMSQLGEDERSSLLRKIPASRPKLLASSGRPPMRDVLAQAVSKLVGGERLAVLACGPPVMMDDLRLAVSEAYGHGLGQLSGDRLVYFEDAFGW